Within Oribacterium sp. oral taxon 102, the genomic segment GGACGAGTATGCGAAGCAGCGGCTGATCGAGGCGAATCTTCGGCTGGTGGTCTCCATCGCGAAGCGATATACCGGACGCGGCATGAGCTTTCTGGATCTCGTGCAGGAGGGGAATCTCGGATTGATCAAGGGGGTTGAGAAGTTCAATCCGGAGAAGGGCTTCAAGCTTTCGACCTATGCGACCTGGTGGATACGGCAGTCCGTCACGCGGGCGCTGGCGGATCAGGCACGGACGATCCGGGTTCCGGTACACATGGTCGAGACGATCAACAAGCTGTCCAAAATGCAGCGTAGGCTGACGCTGGAGCTTGGCTATGAGCCTTCTACGAAGGAGCTTGCAGAAGCGCTGGAGATGAGTGAGGAAAAGGTGCAGGAAATCATGCAGATTGCCCGGGAGCCTGCTTCTCTGGAAACACCGATCGGGGAGGAGGACGACTCTAATCTCGGGGATTTCGTCGCGGATTCCAATGTACTGACACCGGAGGGCAATGTGGAGAGCGTCATGCTGCGGGAGCATATCGATCTCCTGCTGCGGGATCTGAAGGAACGGGAGCGGCAGGTGCTGATCCTGCGTTTCGGGCTGGCGGACGGACATCCGCGGACACTCGAGGAGGTCGGGAGGGAATTCAAGGTGACGAGAGAACGGATCCGGCAGATCGAAGCGAAGGCGCTCCGAAAGCTTCGGAATCCGATGCGTTCGAAGCGAATTCGTGATTTCCTGAATTGAGAAAGCGATGATTTTTCTTCGCGTGAGGGCATGGATTTCAGTGACAGAGTGAGCAGGGAGAGAAGGAAGAGAAGGAAGAGGAATGAAGGAAGGAGAGAAGCAGGGAGGGAGAGCGGCGGAAAAGCCGAAGCAGAGGCAGAACTATGCGCTGCTTCTCGAGAGGCTGATTCAGGAGCAGGTCGGCAGGAGACCGCGGCTTTTGCTTCATGCCTGCTGTGCGCCCTGCTCCAGCGCCGTGCTGGAACAAATCGCGAGGTATTTCCGCATCACGATCTACTATTATAATCCGAATATTATGACGGAGGAGGAATTTCGCTACCGTGCCGCGGAGCTCAGGAGACTGCTTTCGGAAATGGGACTTTCGGGGATCGAGCTGCTGGTTCCGGCGTATCGTCATCAGGAATTCTTGGAGATTGCGAGGGGACTGGAGAGGGAGCCGGAGAGAGGGAAGCGCTGCCTCAGGTGCTATGAGCAGCGGCTTCGGAGAACCGCGGAGGCGCTCCGAGAGCATAACCGATGTGCGGATATGGATGCACAGTTTGATTACTTCTGTACGACGCTGACGATTTCCCCGATGAAGGATGCACAGATCCTGAATGAGATCGGTATGCGGATCGCGGAGGAGCTGGGGCTTCATTTTCTCCCTTCGGACTTCAAGAAAAAGGGCGGCTATCTCCGTTCCACGGAGCTGTCTCGGGAGTATGCGCTCTACCGGCAGGATTACTGCGGCTGCGAGTTTTCGAAGGCGGAGACGCAGCGGAAGCGGCGGGCGCTTTCTTGACAAATATACAGGCTGTGGTGTAGTTTATTGTATGAGCTTCTGTGCAGCGCAAGCTTATACGATAATATAATGGGATTTATCACATGTGAGTTTATCATATGGTTTCGGGACGGGAGGAGAATGATATATGATCAGCAAAGCAGTAAAGGTAATCAATGAATCGGGACTGCATCTCAGACCGGCGGGTGTCCTGACGCAGACCTGCATCAAGTTTAAGAGCAATATCATTCTTCACTACGGGGAGCGGGACATCGTCGGAAAGTCGGTTCTGAACGTTATGGCGGCGGGGGTGAAGAAGGGGGCGACAGTCATCGTGGAGTGCAGCGGCCCGGACGAGGAGGAGGCGCTTGCGGCGGTGGTCGCGGCGATCGAATCCGGTCTCGGAGAGGGGACGGACGCCTCTTATTTTGACAGGATATGATTGGAGAAAGGGAGCTCCGGAGAAGTGGTTTTATTTCTCCGGAGCCCCCTTTTTGCGGTTCTGCATGTGACATGCTTTATCACATGCAGGTTTATTCATGCTTTGTGCGCCATGGGGTGTCCCCGGAGACGCTTTTGTAAGACCCGGCAGCCTGTGTTCTGTCCGGCGGATATCGTGCAAATTCGCTGCAATCAGAGCGACTCGACCGCCCTGATCGCTTTCTGCATCGGAGTGAGGTCGATGGACTCGACTGCGCCGCAGTCCATGTACTGCGCATTTTTCGGGTCGAGCGGCAGCTTCGCCAGAACCTTGAGCCCATGCTCTGCGGCGATCTCGTCGATATGGCTTTCGCCGAAGACATTGATCCGCTCGTTACAGTGCGGGCATTGCATATAGGAATAATTTTCGATCAGCCCGAGGATCGGGACATTCATCTTCTGCGCCATGTTTACTGCCTTCGCTACGATCATGGAAACCAGCTCCTGCGGCGAGGTCACGACCACGATCCCGTCAACCGGAAGGGACTGGAAGACGGTGAGCGGGACATCGCCGGTTCCCGGCGGCATATCCACGAAGAGGAAGTCGATGTCCTTCCACTGCACCTCCTCCCAGAATTGCTTGACGGCGCTGGCGACCAGGGAGCCGCGCCAGATGATCGGATCCGTCTCATTCTCGAGCAGCAGATTGGTGGAGATGATCTCTACACCGTTGGCGCTTTTATCCGGGATCATCAGCTTACCGTCCTCTGTCACGGCGATACCGTCATGGGCAAGACCGAAGGCCTTCGGAATAGAGGGGCCGGTGATATCCGCATCGATAATGCCGGTGCGGAAGCCGTCACGGCAGGCGCCGGAGGCGAGGAGCGAGGTGACGGTGGATTTGCCGACACCGCCTTTGCCCGAAACGATGCCGATGACCTTCTTTACGCTGCAGCCGTCCGCGAGCTTCGACTTCTGCATCGCCCTGCGGGAAGCGCAGTCGCTGCTGCAGGAGCTGCAGTTGCTGTTGCAGCTGTCCGGGTTCTGATTTTCTGCCATATATAAACTCCTTTCAACCTAAGTGAAGCTCCATTCTAGCATAGCTTAAGAGGAAAAAAAAGAGCGGCACAGGGCCGCTCTCGGAAAAATACAGAATTTCGTGTCCGAACCGGCTGCTTATTCTGTATCCAGCGTCTCGAGGAAGCAGTTCAGAGACTTCGAGGTGTTGGAGGGATTGAAGATGAAGCCGATGTTCCTCGGCGGAATCGGAGCAGGAAGCGGAAGCTCGACGAGTGTACCCTTAGTAAGCTCCTCCTGCACGAATTCCCGGATGACACAGGAGACGCCGATGCCGACCTTGGCAAACTCGATCAGCAGATCCATCGTGCTGACCTCGAGGATCTGGATCGGCTCGATGCCGGTTTCCTTGAAGTATTCGTCGATATAGCGGCGGGACATATTGTTCTGATCCAGCAGCATCAGATTGGCTTCCTCGAAGATCTGGAAGTCCGGGCCGCAGATGGAGCGGAGATTCTCGAGGTACTGTGGAGTTGCGACGAAAATATCATGGATCTGCATCGGCTTCCGGATGTGGAGCTCGGCGTGTACGGATTTCGGCTCCGCAGCGAGTCCGAGGTCGAGCTTGCGGCTGTCCAGCAGTGCGAGTGTCTGCGCGGAGCCCTGCGTCACGATCGAGACGCGGATGTTCGGATACTGCTCCATGAACCTCTGCAGATAGGGCATCAGGATATAGCGGCAGAGCGTCGTGCTGGCCCCGATCTGGATATGTCCGATATTGAACTCTTTTATCCGGCGCAGCTCTGTCTCTGCGGTATTGATGGATTCGAAGGCCTCTTTAATATATTCGTAGAGCATCGCGCCCTCGTCCGTGAGCGTCACGCCTCTGGAATTCCGCTTGAAGAGCTTCGTTTCCAATCCGTCCTCCAGCTTTACGATGGACTTCGAGATCGCAGGCTGCGAGATATAGAGCTTCTTCGCTGCTTTGGAGATATTGCCGCAGCTGGCAACCTCATAGAAAATCTTATAACCGGAAAGATTCTGTTCCATAATTTCCTCCTGTCTTCCGCCGTAGACTGCCATGAAAATGCCATTTGATACATTACTTGAGCTTATGGTATTTATCAAAAACATATATTTGAATTATAGCAGACCGTCCATTAAGATGTAAATACTAATTTTTTAAGAAAGCACTGATTTATATACAAGTCTCTGTCAGCCGACATGGGAAGCCATGTTTGCATGAGCGGATATTCTGTCATCTGACAGGATAACAGGTATGAACACAAGGCGATGCGAAGGCTCCGGAGAAGCGAAGCATCGAGCAGAACTCCTGCAATTTGCGGCAGCGGACTTTCGGCATGGGAGACGCAGTGCTTTCCTGAAATTGAGACGGAATCCATGTAAAGAAGCGGGACACAGACTCTCGGGAGAGAATATGGGAATGACGATGAGCCAGAAGATTCTGGCGAAACATGCAGGACTTTGCGAGGTAACAGCAGGGCAGCTGATCGAAGCGAGACTCGATCTGGTTCACGGCAATGATATCACGACACCGGTGGCGATCCGGGAAATGAAGAAGCTGGGGCGGAAAGAGGTCTTCGACAGGGAGAAGGTCGTCTTCGTCATGGATCATTTCGTGCCGAATAAGGACATTACCAGTGCGAAGTGTACGCAGCTCTGTCGTAATTTTGCAAGGGAGCAGGGACTTACGAACTATTTCGACGTCGGCAGGATGGGCATAGAGCACGCGCTGATTCCGGAGCAGGGTCTGATCGTAGCGGGAGAGCTTTCCGTCGGAGCGGATTCCCATACCTGCACCTACGGCGCGCTCGGTGCCTTCTCTACCGGCGTGGGATCAACAGATATGGCGGCGGCGATGGCGACCGGCAGGCTCTGGTTCAAGGTACCGGGGGCGATCCGCGTGAATCTGGTCGGGAGGTTCAGACCATGGGTGAGCGGAAAGGATCTGATCCTTCATCTGATCGGAGAGATCGGCGTAGACGGTGCGCGCTATCAGTCGCTCGAATTTACAGGGCCGGGTATCGCGGCACTGAGCATGGACGACCGCTTCACCGTATGCAATATGGCGATCGAGGCGGGCGCGAAGAACGGCATCTTCCCGGTAGATCAGAAGACGATCACGTATATCGAAGCGCATTCGAAGAAGCCCTATGAAAGCTTCATTGCGGATGCGGATGCGGTATACGAGAGGGAGCTGACGATTGACCTCTCCGCGCTGCGCCCGACGGTTTCCTTTCCGCATCTTCCGGAGAATACCCATATTGTGGGAGAATTCGGTGAGATTCCCATCGATCAGGCAGTGATCGGCTCCTGCACGAACGGACGTCTGCAGGATATGGAGGAGGCGGCGAGAGTGCTCGCGGGGCGGAGAATCGCGGAGAATGTACGGTGCATCATCATTCCGGCGACGCAGGAGATCTATATCACAGCGCTGAAAAGGGGCTGGATACAGAGCTTCGTGGAGGCAGGAGCGGTGGTGTCGACGCCAACCTGCGGTCCCTGTCTCGGGGGGTATATGGGGATACTGGCGCCGGGGGAGCGCTGCATTTCGACGACCAACCGCAATTTTGTCGGCAGGATGGGAGATGCCAGCTCCGAGGTCTATCTGGCATCTCCGGCGGTTGCAGCAGCCTCCGCAGTGACCGGCAGGATCTCAGAGCCGGCAGAGCTGGGACTGTGAAGCGGCGGAGAGAGTACGGGAGACGCAGAGAAGAGAGGGGGAGGCATGAGGGCAGCAGAGGGGAAGTGCTTGAAATACGGCGATAACGTGGATACGGATGTCATCATTCCGGCGCGGTATCTCGCGATTCAGGATAAGGAAGAGCTGGCGGTGCATGCGATGGAGGATATCGACAGAGACTTTCGCCGGAAGCTAAAAGCAGGGGATATCGTAGTCGGCGGCAGGAATTTCGGCTGCGGCTCCTCCAGAGAGCATGCGCCGCAGGTGCTCCAGACCTCGGGCGTGGGCTGCGTCATCGCGGAGAGCTTCGCGCGCATTTTTTACCGGAATGCACTGAATATCGGGCTTCCGATCGTGGAGTCGCCGGAGGCGGCGAGAGAAATACAGCAGGGGGATCAGGTGCGGGTGGATTTCGATGCGGGGCTGATCCGCGACCTGACAAGCGGCAGGGAGTACAGAACGGAACCGTTTCCGCCGTTTTTGCAGAGGATGATCGAGCAGGGCGGTCTGATGGCGTCCATTCGGGCGCAGGAGGACAAGGCAGCGAACAGTTGAAAATGCGGCAGACAGGAAACGCTCCTGTCTGCCGTTCTTTTCAAAGCTTTTCGAATATTTTCAGAATTTTAAGATTTGAAGCAGGGATTTCTTTCACATTTTTCTGCTAAGATAAAGTGAAAACAAGGTTTGCTTTACACAGGTGTACCGTGCGGGGAGCGGATAAGGAATGATTGGCGGGAACGGTGCAAAACGACGGAGGCTGACGCGGCTTGTCTCCATCCTTTCCATAATGTATATCGTAGTGTTCTTCGGCATCTGCCTGAGGGGCTTCTTTGACGGCGCGTTTCGTTCCGTAGAGAGCTTTCAGGAATATATCAGAGGCTTCGGCATGTTTGCGCCGCTTTTCCTGCTGTCCTTTCAGGCGATGCAGGTCGTTATCCCGGTATTGCCGGGCTTCGTGGGCTGTGCGGCGGGCGCGATTATGTTCGGACCGATGCTGGGCTTCTGGTGCAATTACATCGGGATCAGCGCCGGCTCCATCATTGCGTTCTTCCTCGCCAGAAGATTCGGCACGCCGCTCCTGCAGGAGGTTTTCCCGCGGGAGAAATATAGGAAGTGGGCGGCATGGTCCTCGAAAAGCAGATGCTATACGCTGCTGCTTTTCCTTGCGGTGCTGCTGCCGCTCTGTCCGGACGACTATCTCTGCTATCTGAGCGGCGTCACGAAGATGACCTCCAGAAAGTTTATAGGGATTATCCTGCTGGGAAAGCCATGGTGCATCCTCGCATACAGTCTGGGCTTCTCGCTGATCCGCTAAGCCCTTCCCTGAAAAGCATTGCTTTCTTTATTCATGAATCACACCCGCTGGTATATGCTTCACTCGATTTCATCCCTGTCCTCTTAATGCGTGAAGCGATCTACACGGCTGTGTTCCAGCTTCGAATACAGGATCTTCTGCGAGGCGTAGAGTCCGTAGTTGCCGGAGAAGAGGTATGTAATGGCGACCGCGATCAGGAAGAAGGAGGAGGCGCCGAAGCCGAAGAGCTCAAAGCTGATCAGCAGCGTCGCCATCGGGCAGTTGGTGACGCCGCAGAATACGGCGCACATTCCGAGCGCGGAAAGAAACGCCGGATCAAGTCCTGAAAAGGCGGCGACGGCATTGCCGAATGTTGCGCCGATGAAGAGTGAGGGGACGATTTCTCCGCCCTGGAAGCCGCCGGAAAGCGTCACCGCCGTGAACAGGATCTTCAGGAGGAAGGCATACCATACGATGCGGAAGCCCGGTTCCGTCATACACTGCTCCAGAATATGCGCGCCGGTTCCGTTATAGGTCTGATCCCCGACGAGCAGGGTGAGGACGATCACGACGGCGGAGGCGACGAGAACACGGAGATAGGAATTCGGGAATCGATGCTGCATCAGCCGCTTCATGCGGTGCATCACGGTGCAGAAGAGCACGCTGACGACAGCACAGCCGACGGAGAAGAGAATCGTGATGAGCGCGGTTCGCGCCCCAAAGACGGGAAGGTTCGGAATCGGGAATGCTTCTCCGGTGACGCCGAGCCTCTGGGCGATCAGATGCGCGGTGAGCGCTGAAATGACGGCGGGCACGAGCGAGGAGTAATACATGATTCCGACGGTGCTGATCTCCATGGACAGAATCGCTGCCGCCAGCGGCGTGCCGAAAAGTGCGGAGAAGGAGGCGCTCATTCCGCAGATAATGACGGTGCGCCGATCCTTCTGCGGGATCCGCACGAGCCGTCCGAGGGCATCGCCCATAGAGCCGCCGACCTGAAGTGCAGCCCCCTCCCGTCCCGCAGAGCCGCCGAAGAGGTGGGTCAGGATCGTGGAGAGGATAATCAGCGGAGCCATCCGCCCCGGCACGGCTTCTCCCTCCCGGATGGAGCTGAGCACCAGATTGGTGCCCTTCGGCTGCTTCACGCCGAGCAGGCGGTAATAGGCGATGATGAACAGCCCGGCGAGCGGAAGAAGATAGAGGATCTGCGGATGCGCCGTCCGGAACTTCGTCACGAGGACGATGCCGTTCGCGAATTTCGCGGAGACACCGCCCACGAGGATGCCGCAGAGGATGCCGAAGCCGATCCATTTCAGTCCGATCAGGAGTGCTTCCAGCAGATGGCGGCCGTAATCTTTGTAATTCATGAATTCTCCTTAGAAACAGACAGGGGCAGCTGCCCCTGTCCGTTTTGGTATTATACGGTATAAGTCCCTGTCAAGCGGACGAAGGCGGGGCAAGCTTGCTTTTCCAAGCGTTCGGACATTTGACAGGACAACAGGTATGAGCACGAAGCGATGTGCGAACATCGCGAAAGTGCGAATACCTGTTAGCGGCATGGGGATTTACGGTATAAGTCCCTGTCAAGCGGAAAGCGCCGCGGCGTCGATCGCCAGCTTGATGCAGCCCATGATGCCCTGATCGTCATGGAGACTCGCAGGGACGATATAATGGTCGATATCCCGAAGCTCCTTCGTATCGAGGTAACCGTTCAGCTGCGTAAGGACAGAGGCACGGATCATGGGGAAGAGCTGCAGCTGGTGCATGACGCCGCCCCCCAGGATGATGCGTTCCGGGCTCAACGTAAGGATGAGGTTTTTCAGAGCCTGCGCGATATAGTACGCCTCCAGCTCCCAGACCTCAGGGAGATCGGCGAGCTCTGCGCCCTTTCTGCCCCAGCGTTCCTCAATCGCGGGACCTGCCGCCATGCCCTCGAAACAGATTCCATGATAGGGGCAGTGTCCGCGGTAGGAGTCGCTCGGGTGCGGAAGCATCGTGATATGCCCGAGCTCCGGATGCAGCATGCCGTGGAGGAGTCTGCCGTTCGCCATGACACCACCGCCGACGCCGGTGCCGATGGTCAGGTAGAGCACATTCTCGAGCCCCTTCGCCGCTCCGTAGCACACCTCGCCGAGGAGAGAGCCGTTTACATCGGTATCGAAGCCGATCGGGATATGCAGTGCCTCCTTCATTGTTCTGACGATGTTGAAATTTGCCCATTTCAGTTTCGGCGTGGTCGTGATAAAGCCGTAGGTCGCGGAGTTCGGGTTCAGGTCGATCGGCCCGAAGCAGGCGATGCCGAGTCCAGTGATCTCCTTGTCCCTGAAATATTCGATGATCCGCGGCATGGTCACGGATGGCTCGATTGTCGGGAGCGAGATCTGCTCCAGTATTCTTCCGTTCTCGTCGCCGAGCGCACAGATCATCTTCGTGCCGCCGGCTTCCAGTGCTCCATATAACATAGGCAGTCCCCCTCTGATGAAATAAATTCTTTATTTTAAGTGTAATGTAGCGCATTTTAAAAATCAAGATAATTCCGCCGGAAGAAGCCTCCTCTCTATAACAGCCATATTCCGGAACAGGATGCCTGTTATATTGAAAACCACATCGTGAACTTGCTAGAATACGGGAAGTCCTTTATAATATAAAATATCTACAAAAACAGGAGGCGTTTTCATGGAGAAAAGAGCAGAACTAACGAAAGAGTTCTCGGAACGCTTGGAGAAGAATCTGGATGAGCTGAAGTGGCTCTATGCAGAGCTGTATCATAATGACGACAATGCCTTTCAGTATTTCCTTTCTATGCTCTCCCGGATGTACGAGACGCGTCCGGAGGAGCTTAGAGCACTGGATCGGGAGAGAGAGGCAGATCCGGGCTGGTATCGCGGCAACGATATGCTCGGGATGCTGATGTATACGGGCTGCTTCGCAGGAAATCTCCGCGGTGTGCGGGAGCACCTTCCCTATATCAAGGAATCCGGTGTGAACTATGTTCATCTGATGCCTTTGCTCTCCAGTCCGAAGGGACGTTCGGACGGCGGCTATGCCGTTTCGGATTTCCGGCAGGTCGATCCGGAGCTTGGCACCATGGAGGAGCTCTCGGAGCTTGCGGCGGACTGTCATAGGAACGGGATGAGTCTCTGTCTCGACTTCGTGATGAATCACACCTCGGAGGAGCACGAGTGGGCGAGACGGGCGCGCGGCGGGGAGAAGGAGTTTCAGGATCGATATTTCTTTTTCGATAACTGGAATATCCCGAACGCCTTCGAGGAGACTGTCCCGCAGGTATTCCCGCAGACCGCACCGGGGAATTTCAGCTGGTGCGAGGCGGTGCAGAAGGTAGTCATGACGACCTTCTATCCTTACCAATGGGATCTGAATTATAAAAACCCGACGGTATTCAACGATATGACGGAAAATATGCTTTTCCTCTGTAATCATGGAGTAGATATCATTCGTCTGGATGCCGTGCCCTATATATGGAAGACGCTTGGCACCAGCTGCCGGAACCTCCCGCAGGTGCATACGCTCGTCCGGATCATGCGGATGGCATCGGAGATCGTCTGTCCGGGAACACTGCTGCTCGGCGAGGTCGTGATGGAGCCCTCTAAGGTCGTTCCCTACTTCGGCACGGTGGAGAAGCCGGAGTGCCAGATGCTCTACAATGTCACGACGATGGCGACAACCTGGCATACGGTAGCGACGAGGGATGTGCGGCTGATGAAGCACCAGCTCGGACAGGTCTTCGCGCTTCCGAAGCAGTATACCTTCCTGAACTATTTGCGTTGTCATGATGATATCGGCTGGGGGCTGGATTATGACTTCCTCCGGCAGTTTGGCATCGACGAGGTCGGGCACAAGCGTTTCCTGAATGACTTTTTCCGCGGCTACTTCTACGGCTCCGATGCGAGAGGGGAGCTGTACAATGATGACCCGCGCTTAGGGGATGCCCGTCTCTGCGGGACGACCGCCTCGCTCTGCGGCATCGAGGCGGCGGAGTACGAGGGGAATGCGTGGAAGCTGGATCGGGCGATCCGGCTCGACATCATGCTGCATGCCTTCCTGCTGACCCAGTCCGGTATTCCGGTGATCTATTCCGGAGATGAGATCGGACAGCTCAACGATTACGGCTATCATCACGATCCCTACAAGTGGGATGATTCGAGATACCTGCACAGGGGAAGCTTCTCCTGGGAGGCAGAACAGAGGCGGAAGGAGCCGGGAAGCAGAGAGGCGAGGATCTTTGACGCGCTCAGGAGGCTGGAAACCCTTCGGAGCACGCATCCGGTTTTCCTGTCCTCCGCGGATACCTGGGTGCTCGAAACCTACAATGACCATGTCCTAGGGATCGGCAGATATATTGAAGGGGAGAAGCTGGTAGCACTCTTCAACTTCGGAGAGCAGGATGAGACAGCATGGGTCAACGAGCCGGAGGATTATATAGATCTCCTGACGGGTGCGCAGCGTCCGGCACGGGCGGTCGGTGTTCCTGCGTTTGACTTTGCATGGCTTCTGTGGAAGAGGGAGGAAGCGCCGGAGAAGCGGAAGCCCGCTGAGATGTCGGAAAGTAAGAAGTCCGGGCGGAAACAACGGAAAACAGAAATCCCCATAGAAGCGGAGAAAAGCGAAACAGAGAGACGGAAAGCAGAGAAACTGGCAGGATCGGAGGGCTCTGCACCTGTACGGCGGAGAACGAAGAAGACGGGACGCGCTGCTGGTTGTATCAAGGAGGAGGGCTGAGATGGGGAAGCTGATTTTTCTGGATATTGACGGGACGCTGACGGAAACGGGAACCAATACCCCTCCGGACTCTGCGGTGCGTGCAATGGCGCGGGCGCGGGAGAACGGACACCGGCTCTTCCTCTGCACCGGACGGAACCCGGACATGCTGCGCCCGCTGCTCCGTTATCCCTTCGATGGGATGGTGGCGAGCTCCGGCGCTTATGTGAAGGTCGGAGAAACCGTGCTCTATGACCATCCGATCGCAGCGGAGACGCTGCGGCTTGCATTGGAAACCCTGCATCGGAACGGTGTATTCTGTACGATCGAGGGAACCGGCGGCGCCTTCGGTGATGCGGATCTGAAGGACTTCCTCAACGGCACGGAGGGAGGCAACTCCGAGATCGAGCGCTGGCGCAGGGTGCTTTCCGAGAACCTCGGCATCCGTCCGATGGCGGAGTATGCGGGACAGCCGATTCACAAGATTGTCATTATGGCACGGGAGGCAGCGCAGCTCACGGAGTGCCGGCGTCTCTTGGAAAAGGACTTTCACTTCGTCCTGCAGGACGTCCCGGCGCACGGCTGTGTCAACGGGGAGATCGTGAGCCGCGACTTCGACAAGGGGAAGGGCGTCCGACGGATCATAGAGTATCTGGATATGCCGCTTTCCGATACCATTGGCTTCGGGGACAGCATGAACGACCTCGAAATGCTGGAAACAGTGGGCTATGCGGTCTGCATGGCGAACGGTTCTCCGGCGCTCAGGGAGCGTGCGGATTGGGTTTGTCCGGCGGTCACGGAGGATGGCATTTATAAGGCATTCGAGAAGCTCGGGCTGCTGTAATGCCCGGGAGCGGCAGGAATGTTTGCTGCGTCATGCAGAAACAGATAAATGCAGGGAATCCCGGGGAGATGAGCCGGGAAATTCCTAAAAGGAGGGAAAGCTTATGGCACTGGACTACAGGAAATGTGCGCAGGAGATCGTTGACCATATCGGCGGGCGGGACAATGTCGCACAGGCGGCACACTGCGCGACGAGGCTTAGGCTGGTTATCAAGGATAACAGCAAGGTGGACAAGACCTACCTGGACAATGTCGAGGGCGTGAAGGGAATGTTCGAGTCGAACGGGCAGCTGCAGCTCATCATCGGAACCGGAACCGTCAACAAGGTTTATGAGGAGTTTCTGGACATCACAGGGATGACGGCGGCGACGAAGGATGAGGTCAAGGCGGCGGCAGCCGCACGGCAGCCGCTCTGGAAAAGACTGCTGAAGCCGATCGGAGACGTGTTCGTACCGATCCTGCCGGCGATCGTCGCCTCCGGACTGATGATGGGGCTGGTAGAGGCATTGGCGAAGATCCCGGGGCTGGGCTTCGCAGAATCGGACTGGTTCGCCTTCCTTGACATGGTGGCGAATACGGCGTTCGCCTATCTGCCGGTGATCGTGGCGGTTTCCGCCGCGCGTGTCTTCGGCGGCAATATCTTCCTCGGCGCGGTGATCGGGCTCCTGATGATCCATTCCGCTCTGACCAATGGCTGGAACGCGGCAAATGGCTATGATGTCTGGTATCTCTTCGGGAGGCTGCAGATCCTGCCGGATTATGCGCTTGGGCAGATCAATCAGCTCGGCTATCAGGGACATGTCATCCCTGTCATTCTCTCGGTCTTCTGCATGAGCAAGATCGAGAAGTGGTTCCATGACCATGTTCCGGAGATGCTTGATCTCTTCATCACGCCGCTCTGTACGGTCATGCTCACGGCGCTGCTCACCTTTATGATTATCGGTCCGATCTTCTCCGGGCTCGAG encodes:
- a CDS encoding alpha-amylase family protein yields the protein MEKRAELTKEFSERLEKNLDELKWLYAELYHNDDNAFQYFLSMLSRMYETRPEELRALDREREADPGWYRGNDMLGMLMYTGCFAGNLRGVREHLPYIKESGVNYVHLMPLLSSPKGRSDGGYAVSDFRQVDPELGTMEELSELAADCHRNGMSLCLDFVMNHTSEEHEWARRARGGEKEFQDRYFFFDNWNIPNAFEETVPQVFPQTAPGNFSWCEAVQKVVMTTFYPYQWDLNYKNPTVFNDMTENMLFLCNHGVDIIRLDAVPYIWKTLGTSCRNLPQVHTLVRIMRMASEIVCPGTLLLGEVVMEPSKVVPYFGTVEKPECQMLYNVTTMATTWHTVATRDVRLMKHQLGQVFALPKQYTFLNYLRCHDDIGWGLDYDFLRQFGIDEVGHKRFLNDFFRGYFYGSDARGELYNDDPRLGDARLCGTTASLCGIEAAEYEGNAWKLDRAIRLDIMLHAFLLTQSGIPVIYSGDEIGQLNDYGYHHDPYKWDDSRYLHRGSFSWEAEQRRKEPGSREARIFDALRRLETLRSTHPVFLSSADTWVLETYNDHVLGIGRYIEGEKLVALFNFGEQDETAWVNEPEDYIDLLTGAQRPARAVGVPAFDFAWLLWKREEAPEKRKPAEMSESKKSGRKQRKTEIPIEAEKSETERRKAEKLAGSEGSAPVRRRTKKTGRAAGCIKEEG
- a CDS encoding chloride channel protein, with the translated sequence MNYKDYGRHLLEALLIGLKWIGFGILCGILVGGVSAKFANGIVLVTKFRTAHPQILYLLPLAGLFIIAYYRLLGVKQPKGTNLVLSSIREGEAVPGRMAPLIILSTILTHLFGGSAGREGAALQVGGSMGDALGRLVRIPQKDRRTVIICGMSASFSALFGTPLAAAILSMEISTVGIMYYSSLVPAVISALTAHLIAQRLGVTGEAFPIPNLPVFGARTALITILFSVGCAVVSVLFCTVMHRMKRLMQHRFPNSYLRVLVASAVVIVLTLLVGDQTYNGTGAHILEQCMTEPGFRIVWYAFLLKILFTAVTLSGGFQGGEIVPSLFIGATFGNAVAAFSGLDPAFLSALGMCAVFCGVTNCPMATLLISFELFGFGASSFFLIAVAITYLFSGNYGLYASQKILYSKLEHSRVDRFTH
- a CDS encoding ROK family protein, with protein sequence MLYGALEAGGTKMICALGDENGRILEQISLPTIEPSVTMPRIIEYFRDKEITGLGIACFGPIDLNPNSATYGFITTTPKLKWANFNIVRTMKEALHIPIGFDTDVNGSLLGEVCYGAAKGLENVLYLTIGTGVGGGVMANGRLLHGMLHPELGHITMLPHPSDSYRGHCPYHGICFEGMAAGPAIEERWGRKGAELADLPEVWELEAYYIAQALKNLILTLSPERIILGGGVMHQLQLFPMIRASVLTQLNGYLDTKELRDIDHYIVPASLHDDQGIMGCIKLAIDAAALSA
- a CDS encoding HAD family hydrolase — translated: MGKLIFLDIDGTLTETGTNTPPDSAVRAMARARENGHRLFLCTGRNPDMLRPLLRYPFDGMVASSGAYVKVGETVLYDHPIAAETLRLALETLHRNGVFCTIEGTGGAFGDADLKDFLNGTEGGNSEIERWRRVLSENLGIRPMAEYAGQPIHKIVIMAREAAQLTECRRLLEKDFHFVLQDVPAHGCVNGEIVSRDFDKGKGVRRIIEYLDMPLSDTIGFGDSMNDLEMLETVGYAVCMANGSPALRERADWVCPAVTEDGIYKAFEKLGLL